One window from the genome of Oreochromis niloticus isolate F11D_XX linkage group LG20, O_niloticus_UMD_NMBU, whole genome shotgun sequence encodes:
- the sycp2 gene encoding synaptonemal complex protein 2 isoform X4, translated as MAPAPNTQLEHIISEAVKSGDVRALDVFLQREIYEETPIKCSQQFLSKLDKLICRGLVQKDPKLASLGFASLYKCGKHLILPGGGQGLSGLIAQGLIKKMVDWFEKCRQLWIQCGLQWDENLINLSEDFLNALMVVHQACKEGTYKITESFLHPIGQLAVDPSIYVLIQKEVIRKFNLILDKIPVELKKDTKILMSQEASDIMIKLADHIMDVGDYDFQSSLMEALCRMATTDQRKELAYKWFRMSHVASAFAKIRDSEFETACRTFLNMVNGMQGDKRRVYSYPCLEAYLDSSELLMPSDEKLEEFWIDFNLGSHSISFYFSMADEEDSHWETICINEHEVQSYTVKEVGKRKVLQIKLSEVVIVGAAEGSSLTIHFSSSLDILQALQNVYGHSKNKGSSVVKATAKSLMENNTQVVPESQVSLGESEKSTVNYVLPATAAPAQVVTPAKMKISEATAFFSSGGAGSVHRSFSLASNTPANGIGTEKSSLEVSTASKQAIKNKGDKYKKSIALRDAVNMVLAEQGGEKSQEENFVPDTQPQTGSNMASNWHKFSVSEMLMMPTPKTSSLPRSGMARPRERSLSSKWSVSASSSVCQKQLHIQLSERLRHVLKERNQDSPPPEASDIRTDSSETNAGDQYVSSLCTSKPQHAQSNGGAKGKTKGQTSLETGAVPMTPSVKTSTTKTLKEKKTPKSETENKRAQLDKEKRDSEAAGSMVKLISSRYKDNGQSKEKHTSEKLTQNWFPSLVNSRPIFNMSWLSTGKRETSKNPIRSYSRTKANPVRRRDDVFAFRTNTPLSSEKEKINTCGIQNNGIHSPVLPSTTKKEEPMAKKGHVKKHLFSDTDTENATTDVSWLRESATKSKTKVTKYSRQAPIKPRPVPHHASFESPDLVPTFPRAGLGNNKSTQKNGHMKRDRGQRKERVKPAAASSRQHAATKRPKRVAAASTKSYKEPDTDDSQPEEPEDPPATKYSFSDRLKKTEEVHKAQKKKKKSDSTQQMENNINPCAKKPVTSKKYFIDQQRKHEKTSEQAADTYRRKRNNNQSDFKKPSVLKQRPENVPQETSKLNKTNAQEQMSSLKDSWVTCQTSFCPSPPLMEKMRSADRSVPTLDLTCSPLLTPRGSPLPASPKPSCQDTPSPVLLLPKPKVRNKEMCKSSFYTAEKNHGSSKTHSKQSVPSLTSLGGQTPAPSPPTELSAAKISTIEQNLSSAPHSPLSTRPLLTSTLLELDKPPLPSPAQSPFPNDTISHGHRCSLSKVSSVSPISLSSSSINSSVLTGKVKDGPTVALALSVRAEMTPLSDQDSKLAQSHVSGPSRKRHISSSSHSEDEETEERMRSKIRGNHSPHLKPRKLFKSFEVPAVDELSQVKSSSGHWEGEVTDGDVDIDEGLDLPEIAVNPRNMCQQLSLELKKKFQKRYSMMELYNKQSLKTIQQHVSSINMQITKCRTQRLRQIQKVLLDEIHKLEQDDTVLKNMDKDLTMYWKKQMTAFHSYQKQEITRNECLKRALQSNTCNSLEYEERIFTSEMCTIRKDMKSVQDKFLSEMLEGELQSVKKGLHALFFP; from the exons ATGGCACCTGCTCCGAACACACAG TTGGAGCACATAATCAGTGAGGCGGTAAAGTCCGGAGATGTCCGAGCACTGGATGTGTTCTTGCAGAGAGAGATTTATGAAGAGACTCCCATCAAATGCTCTCAACAGTTTCTCAGCAAATTGGATAAACTTATCTGCAGG GGTTTGGTTCAAAAAGACCCCAAATTGGCCAGTCTGGGATTTGCCAGTCTTTACAAGTGTGGAAAACACCTAATACTACCTGGTGGTGGCCAAGGACTTTCGGGGTTAATAGCACAGGGTCTAATAAAAAAG ATGGTGGATTGGTTTGAAAAATGTAGACAACTGTGGATTCAGTGTGGGCTGCAGTGGGATGAGAACTTAATCAACCTCTCTGAAGactttttaaatgctttaatg GTGGTTCATCAGGCATGCAAAGAGG ggACATACAAAATCACTGAGTCCTTTCTGCATCCTATTGGCCAGTTGGCTGTTGACCCCAGTATCTACGTCCTGATCCAGAAAGAG GTAATTCGGAAATTCAACTTAATTCTGGACAAAATCCCAGTGGAACTTAAAAAAGACACGAAGATCCTAATGTCACAAGAGGCCTCTGATATCAT GATCAAACTGGCTGATCATATAATGGATGTTGGTG ACTATGACTTTCAGTCATCCTTGATGGAGGCATTGTGCAGAATGGCCACAACTGACCAGAGGAAGGAACTTGCATATAAATGGTTCAGAATGAGCCATGTGGCCAGTGCATTTGCCAAAATACGTGATTCTGAATTTGAGACG GCTTGTCGTACGTTTCTAAACATGGTGAATGGGATGCAGGGAGACAAGAGAAG GGTGTATTCCTACCCTTGTTTGGAAGCTTATCTGGACAGCAGTGAG CTGCTGATGCCCTCGGATGAGAAACTTGAGGAATTCTGGATTGACTTCAACCTCGGCAGCCATAGCATCTCTTTTTACTTCTCCATGGCTGATGAAGAA GATAGCCACTGGGAAACTATATGTATCAATGAGCATGAAGTCCAGAGCTACACTGTAAAAG AGGTGGGCAAGAGGAAGGTCTTGCAGATTAAACTGTCAGAGGTGGTCATTGTTGGTGCAGCTGAAGGATCCAGTCTTACGATCCATTTCAGCTCCTCGCTGGACATCCTGCAGGCTTTGCAAAATGTCTATGGACACAGCAAAAATAAA GGCTCATCTGTAGTGAAAGCTACAGCTAAATCTTTAATGGAGAACAACACTCAG GTCGTTCCAGAGAGCCAGGTGTCTCTTggtgaaagtgaaaaaagtaCGGTCAACTACGTTTTACCTGCTACAGCTGCACCAGCACAG GTGGTCACCCCAGCCAAGATGAAGATTTCTGAGGCCACCGCCTTCTTTAGCAGCGGCGGAGCTGGAAGTGTGCATCGTTCCTTCTCTCTTGCATCAA aCACTCCAGCCAATGGCATTGGGACAGAAAAGTCATCTCTTGAAGTG AGCACAGCCTCTAAACAGGCCATCAAGAATAAAGGTGACAAATACAAAAAG AGCATAGCACTGAGAGATGCTGTGAACATGGTTCTGGCTGAACAAGGAGGAGAAAAATCCCAGG AGGAGAATTTTGTGCCTGACACCCAACCCCAAACTGGGAGTAACAT GGCTTCTAATTGGcacaaattttcagtttctgaaatgctgATGATGCCAACACCGAAAACGAGTTCCCTGCCAAGATCTG GTATGGCGCGTCCTCGGGAGCGCTCCTTATCATCGAAGTGGTCAGTTTCAGCCTCGAGCTCAGTCTGCCAAAAGCAACTGCATATCCAGCTCAGCGAGCGACTGCGGCATGTCCTTAAGGAGAGGAACCAAGACTCTCCACCTCCTGAAGCATCTGATATCAGAACAGACTCCAGTGAAACGAATGCAGGAGACCAGTATGTTTCCTCATTATGTACTTCCAAGCCGCAACATGCCCAGAGCAATGGTGGTGCAAAAGGGAAGACCAAGGGCCAGACGTCACTGGAGACTGGTGCTGTTCCAATGACACCATCAGTGAAGACCTCCACAACTAAAACtctaaaggagaaaaaaacacccAAATCTGAGACTGAAAATAAGAGGGCTCAATTAGACAAAGAAAAG AGAGACTCAGAGGCTGCAGGCAGCATGGTGAAGCTCATCTCTAGCCGCTATAAGGATAATGGCCAAtctaaagaaaaacacacttcTGAAAAGCTCACTCAGAACTGGTTTCCTTCTCTTGTCAACAG TAGACCAATCTTCAATATGAGCTGGTTATCAACTGGAAAA AGAGAAACATCCAAAAACCCAATTAGATCCTATAGCAGAACCAAAGCAAACCCTGTGAGGCGGAG AGATGACGTTTTTGCATTCAGGACCAATACACCTCTCAGTTCTGAG AAGGAGAAAATAAACACCTGTGGCATACAGAACAA TGGCATCCACTCCCCAGTACTCCCCAGCACAACCAAGAAAGAGGAGCCTATGGCAAAA AAGGGGCATGTAAAAAAGCACCTGTTTagtgacacagacacagaaaatgcCACAACAGACGTCAGCTGGCTTAGAGAGTCAGCCACAAAGTCCAAGACCAAGGTTACCAAATACTCCAGGCAGGCGCCCATCAAACCTAGACCTGTCCCACACCATGCTTCGT TTGAATCTCCAGATTTAGTCCCAACCTTCCCAAGAGCTGGATTGGGTAATAACAAATCAACTCAG AAAAACGGCCACATGAAAAGGGACCGTGGTCAGCGAAAGGAGAGAGTAAAGCCAGCAGCAGCATCTAGCAGACAACATGCAGCTACTAAGAGGCCCAAGAGAGTTGCAGCCGCCTCTACCAAAAGCTACAAAGAGCCAGATACTGATGACAGTCAGCCAGAAGAACCTGAGGATCCTCCTGCTACCAAG tACTCATTCTCTGATCGTCTaaagaaaactgaggaagttcaTAAAgctcaaaagaagaagaaaaagagtgaCAGCACCCAGCAAATGGAAAACAATATAAACCCATGCGCAAAGAAGCCAGTCACTTCCAAG AAATATTTTATAGACCAGCAGAGGAAGCATGAGAAAACCTCTGAGCAAGCAGCTGATACCTACAGGAGAAAACGCAACAACAACCagtcagattttaaaaaacctTCTGTACTCAAG CAGAGGCCTGAAAATGTTCCTCAAGAAACTTCAAAATTGAACAAGACAAATGCCCAAGAACAGATGAGTTCACTGAAGGATTCCTGGGTTACTTGCCAGACCTCTTTCTGTCCATCCCCTCCTCTCATGGAAAAGATGAGAT CTGCTGATAGGTCAGTCCCAACCTTGgatttgacctgctcccctcttCTCACCCCGCGGGGATCCCCACTGCCTGCCTCCCCTAAGCCTTCTTGCCAAGACACCCCCTCGCCAGTCCTGCTGCTACCCAAACCTAAAGtcagaaataaagaaatgtgcAAGTCTTCTTTCTACACTGCAGAAAAGAACCATGGCTCATCCAAGACTCATTCTAAGCAGTCTGTCCCTTCTCTCACTTCACTTGGAGGACAAACCCCTGCACCCAGTCCCCCTACTGAACTTAGTGCAGCAAAG ATAAGTACAATTGAACAGAATCTTTCTTCAGCACCTCATTCTCCTTTGTCCACTCGACCCCTGCTGACATCCACACTCCTTGAGCTGGACAAACCCCCCTTGCCTTCTCCTGCTCAGTCACCATTTCCAAATGACACAATTAGCCATGGCCACCGCTGTAGTTTGAGTAAAGTGTCTTCAGTATCCCCGATTTCACTAAGCTCATCATCTATTAACTCATCAGTACTCACCGGCAAAGTTAAGGACGGTCCCACTGTTGCCCTGGCTCTATCTGTTAGAGCAGAG ATGACGCCACTGTCAGACCAAGACTCAAAACTCGCACAGTCTCATGTTTCAG GGCCCAGCCGCAAGCGCCACATTTCCTCGTCCAGTCATTCAGAGGACGAGGAGACAGAAGAGAGGATGAGAAGCAAGATTAGAGGGAATCACTCTCCTCATTTGAAGCCACGGAAATTATTCAAGTCAT TTGAGGTGCCTGCTGTGGATGAATTGAGCCAGGTGAAGTCTTCCTCTGGTCATTGGGAGGGTGAAGTAACAGATGGAGACGTGGACATTGATGAAGGTTTAGATTTGCCAGAAATTGCTGTAAACCCAAGAAACATGTGTCAGCAGTTGAGCTTGGAGCTCAAGAAGAAGTTCCAG AAACGTTACAGCATGATGGAGCTTTACAACAAGCAGTCTTTGAAGACCATCCAGCAACACGTCTCTtctattaatatgcaaattacCAAATGCAG GACTCAGAGGCTTAGACAGATTCAGAAGGTCCTCCTGGATGAGATACACAAATTGGAGCAGGATGACACTGTACTGAAAAACATGGACAAAGACCTCACT ATGTACTGGAAAAAACAGATGACAGCTTTCCATTCTTACCAGAAGCAGGAAATCACGAG AAATGAGTGCCTGAAGAGAGCGCTTCAGAGTAACACGTGCAACAGCTTGGAGTATGAGGAGAGAATATTCACATCTGAG ATGTGCACGATCAGAAAAGACATGAAGTCAGTTCAGGACAAATTCCTCAGTGAGATG CTGGAGGGAGAGCTCCAGAGTGTCAAGAAAGGACTGCATGCTTTGTTCTTCCCCTGA
- the sycp2 gene encoding synaptonemal complex protein 2 isoform X2, which translates to MAPAPNTQLEHIISEAVKSGDVRALDVFLQREIYEETPIKCSQQFLSKLDKLICRGLVQKDPKLASLGFASLYKCGKHLILPGGGQGLSGLIAQGLIKKMVDWFEKCRQLWIQCGLQWDENLINLSEDFLNALMVVHQACKEGTYKITESFLHPIGQLAVDPSIYVLIQKEVIRKFNLILDKIPVELKKDTKILMSQEASDIMIKLADHIMDVGDYDFQSSLMEALCRMATTDQRKELAYKWFRMSHVASAFAKIRDSEFETACRTFLNMVNGMQGDKRRVYSYPCLEAYLDSSELLMPSDEKLEEFWIDFNLGSHSISFYFSMADEEDSHWETICINEHEVQSYTVKEVGKRKVLQIKLSEVVIVGAAEGSSLTIHFSSSLDILQALQNVYGHSKNKGSSVVKATAKSLMENNTQVVPESQVSLGESEKSTVNYVLPATAAPAQVVTPAKMKISEATAFFSSGGAGSVHRSFSLASNTPANGIGTEKSSLEVSTASKQAIKNKGDKYKKSIALRDAVNMVLAEQGGEKSQEENFVPDTQPQTGSNMASNWHKFSVSEMLMMPTPKTSSLPRSGMARPRERSLSSKWSVSASSSVCQKQLHIQLSERLRHVLKERNQDSPPPEASDIRTDSSETNAGDQYVSSLCTSKPQHAQSNGGAKGKTKGQTSLETGAVPMTPSVKTSTTKTLKEKKTPKSETENKRAQLDKEKRDSEAAGSMVKLISSRYKDNGQSKEKHTSEKLTQNWFPSLVNSRPIFNMSWLSTGKRETSKNPIRSYSRTKANPVRRRDDVFAFRTNTPLSSEKEKINTCGIQNNGIHSPVLPSTTKKEEPMAKKKGHVKKHLFSDTDTENATTDVSWLRESATKSKTKVTKYSRQAPIKPRPVPHHASFESPDLVPTFPRAGLGNNKSTQKNGHMKRDRGQRKERVKPAAASSRQHAATKRPKRVAAASTKSYKEPDTDDSQPEEPEDPPATKYSFSDRLKKTEEVHKAQKKKKKSDSTQQMENNINPCAKKPVTSKKYFIDQQRKHEKTSEQAADTYRRKRNNNQSDFKKPSVLKRPENVPQETSKLNKTNAQEQMSSLKDSWVTCQTSFCPSPPLMEKMRSADRSVPTLDLTCSPLLTPRGSPLPASPKPSCQDTPSPVLLLPKPKVRNKEMCKSSFYTAEKNHGSSKTHSKQSVPSLTSLGGQTPAPSPPTELSAAKISTIEQNLSSAPHSPLSTRPLLTSTLLELDKPPLPSPAQSPFPNDTISHGHRCSLSKVSSVSPISLSSSSINSSVLTGKVKDGPTVALALSVRAEMTPLSDQDSKLAQSHVSGPSRKRHISSSSHSEDEETEERMRSKIRGNHSPHLKPRKLFKSFEVPAVDELSQVKSSSGHWEGEVTDGDVDIDEGLDLPEIAVNPRNMCQQLSLELKKKFQKRYSMMELYNKQSLKTIQQHVSSINMQITKCRTQRLRQIQKVLLDEIHKLEQDDTVLKNMDKDLTMYWKKQMTAFHSYQKQEITRNECLKRALQSNTCNSLEYEERIFTSEMCTIRKDMKSVQDKFLSEMLEGELQSVKKGLHALFFP; encoded by the exons ATGGCACCTGCTCCGAACACACAG TTGGAGCACATAATCAGTGAGGCGGTAAAGTCCGGAGATGTCCGAGCACTGGATGTGTTCTTGCAGAGAGAGATTTATGAAGAGACTCCCATCAAATGCTCTCAACAGTTTCTCAGCAAATTGGATAAACTTATCTGCAGG GGTTTGGTTCAAAAAGACCCCAAATTGGCCAGTCTGGGATTTGCCAGTCTTTACAAGTGTGGAAAACACCTAATACTACCTGGTGGTGGCCAAGGACTTTCGGGGTTAATAGCACAGGGTCTAATAAAAAAG ATGGTGGATTGGTTTGAAAAATGTAGACAACTGTGGATTCAGTGTGGGCTGCAGTGGGATGAGAACTTAATCAACCTCTCTGAAGactttttaaatgctttaatg GTGGTTCATCAGGCATGCAAAGAGG ggACATACAAAATCACTGAGTCCTTTCTGCATCCTATTGGCCAGTTGGCTGTTGACCCCAGTATCTACGTCCTGATCCAGAAAGAG GTAATTCGGAAATTCAACTTAATTCTGGACAAAATCCCAGTGGAACTTAAAAAAGACACGAAGATCCTAATGTCACAAGAGGCCTCTGATATCAT GATCAAACTGGCTGATCATATAATGGATGTTGGTG ACTATGACTTTCAGTCATCCTTGATGGAGGCATTGTGCAGAATGGCCACAACTGACCAGAGGAAGGAACTTGCATATAAATGGTTCAGAATGAGCCATGTGGCCAGTGCATTTGCCAAAATACGTGATTCTGAATTTGAGACG GCTTGTCGTACGTTTCTAAACATGGTGAATGGGATGCAGGGAGACAAGAGAAG GGTGTATTCCTACCCTTGTTTGGAAGCTTATCTGGACAGCAGTGAG CTGCTGATGCCCTCGGATGAGAAACTTGAGGAATTCTGGATTGACTTCAACCTCGGCAGCCATAGCATCTCTTTTTACTTCTCCATGGCTGATGAAGAA GATAGCCACTGGGAAACTATATGTATCAATGAGCATGAAGTCCAGAGCTACACTGTAAAAG AGGTGGGCAAGAGGAAGGTCTTGCAGATTAAACTGTCAGAGGTGGTCATTGTTGGTGCAGCTGAAGGATCCAGTCTTACGATCCATTTCAGCTCCTCGCTGGACATCCTGCAGGCTTTGCAAAATGTCTATGGACACAGCAAAAATAAA GGCTCATCTGTAGTGAAAGCTACAGCTAAATCTTTAATGGAGAACAACACTCAG GTCGTTCCAGAGAGCCAGGTGTCTCTTggtgaaagtgaaaaaagtaCGGTCAACTACGTTTTACCTGCTACAGCTGCACCAGCACAG GTGGTCACCCCAGCCAAGATGAAGATTTCTGAGGCCACCGCCTTCTTTAGCAGCGGCGGAGCTGGAAGTGTGCATCGTTCCTTCTCTCTTGCATCAA aCACTCCAGCCAATGGCATTGGGACAGAAAAGTCATCTCTTGAAGTG AGCACAGCCTCTAAACAGGCCATCAAGAATAAAGGTGACAAATACAAAAAG AGCATAGCACTGAGAGATGCTGTGAACATGGTTCTGGCTGAACAAGGAGGAGAAAAATCCCAGG AGGAGAATTTTGTGCCTGACACCCAACCCCAAACTGGGAGTAACAT GGCTTCTAATTGGcacaaattttcagtttctgaaatgctgATGATGCCAACACCGAAAACGAGTTCCCTGCCAAGATCTG GTATGGCGCGTCCTCGGGAGCGCTCCTTATCATCGAAGTGGTCAGTTTCAGCCTCGAGCTCAGTCTGCCAAAAGCAACTGCATATCCAGCTCAGCGAGCGACTGCGGCATGTCCTTAAGGAGAGGAACCAAGACTCTCCACCTCCTGAAGCATCTGATATCAGAACAGACTCCAGTGAAACGAATGCAGGAGACCAGTATGTTTCCTCATTATGTACTTCCAAGCCGCAACATGCCCAGAGCAATGGTGGTGCAAAAGGGAAGACCAAGGGCCAGACGTCACTGGAGACTGGTGCTGTTCCAATGACACCATCAGTGAAGACCTCCACAACTAAAACtctaaaggagaaaaaaacacccAAATCTGAGACTGAAAATAAGAGGGCTCAATTAGACAAAGAAAAG AGAGACTCAGAGGCTGCAGGCAGCATGGTGAAGCTCATCTCTAGCCGCTATAAGGATAATGGCCAAtctaaagaaaaacacacttcTGAAAAGCTCACTCAGAACTGGTTTCCTTCTCTTGTCAACAG TAGACCAATCTTCAATATGAGCTGGTTATCAACTGGAAAA AGAGAAACATCCAAAAACCCAATTAGATCCTATAGCAGAACCAAAGCAAACCCTGTGAGGCGGAG AGATGACGTTTTTGCATTCAGGACCAATACACCTCTCAGTTCTGAG AAGGAGAAAATAAACACCTGTGGCATACAGAACAA TGGCATCCACTCCCCAGTACTCCCCAGCACAACCAAGAAAGAGGAGCCTATGGCAAAA AAGAAGGGGCATGTAAAAAAGCACCTGTTTagtgacacagacacagaaaatgcCACAACAGACGTCAGCTGGCTTAGAGAGTCAGCCACAAAGTCCAAGACCAAGGTTACCAAATACTCCAGGCAGGCGCCCATCAAACCTAGACCTGTCCCACACCATGCTTCGT TTGAATCTCCAGATTTAGTCCCAACCTTCCCAAGAGCTGGATTGGGTAATAACAAATCAACTCAG AAAAACGGCCACATGAAAAGGGACCGTGGTCAGCGAAAGGAGAGAGTAAAGCCAGCAGCAGCATCTAGCAGACAACATGCAGCTACTAAGAGGCCCAAGAGAGTTGCAGCCGCCTCTACCAAAAGCTACAAAGAGCCAGATACTGATGACAGTCAGCCAGAAGAACCTGAGGATCCTCCTGCTACCAAG tACTCATTCTCTGATCGTCTaaagaaaactgaggaagttcaTAAAgctcaaaagaagaagaaaaagagtgaCAGCACCCAGCAAATGGAAAACAATATAAACCCATGCGCAAAGAAGCCAGTCACTTCCAAG AAATATTTTATAGACCAGCAGAGGAAGCATGAGAAAACCTCTGAGCAAGCAGCTGATACCTACAGGAGAAAACGCAACAACAACCagtcagattttaaaaaacctTCTGTACTCAAG AGGCCTGAAAATGTTCCTCAAGAAACTTCAAAATTGAACAAGACAAATGCCCAAGAACAGATGAGTTCACTGAAGGATTCCTGGGTTACTTGCCAGACCTCTTTCTGTCCATCCCCTCCTCTCATGGAAAAGATGAGAT CTGCTGATAGGTCAGTCCCAACCTTGgatttgacctgctcccctcttCTCACCCCGCGGGGATCCCCACTGCCTGCCTCCCCTAAGCCTTCTTGCCAAGACACCCCCTCGCCAGTCCTGCTGCTACCCAAACCTAAAGtcagaaataaagaaatgtgcAAGTCTTCTTTCTACACTGCAGAAAAGAACCATGGCTCATCCAAGACTCATTCTAAGCAGTCTGTCCCTTCTCTCACTTCACTTGGAGGACAAACCCCTGCACCCAGTCCCCCTACTGAACTTAGTGCAGCAAAG ATAAGTACAATTGAACAGAATCTTTCTTCAGCACCTCATTCTCCTTTGTCCACTCGACCCCTGCTGACATCCACACTCCTTGAGCTGGACAAACCCCCCTTGCCTTCTCCTGCTCAGTCACCATTTCCAAATGACACAATTAGCCATGGCCACCGCTGTAGTTTGAGTAAAGTGTCTTCAGTATCCCCGATTTCACTAAGCTCATCATCTATTAACTCATCAGTACTCACCGGCAAAGTTAAGGACGGTCCCACTGTTGCCCTGGCTCTATCTGTTAGAGCAGAG ATGACGCCACTGTCAGACCAAGACTCAAAACTCGCACAGTCTCATGTTTCAG GGCCCAGCCGCAAGCGCCACATTTCCTCGTCCAGTCATTCAGAGGACGAGGAGACAGAAGAGAGGATGAGAAGCAAGATTAGAGGGAATCACTCTCCTCATTTGAAGCCACGGAAATTATTCAAGTCAT TTGAGGTGCCTGCTGTGGATGAATTGAGCCAGGTGAAGTCTTCCTCTGGTCATTGGGAGGGTGAAGTAACAGATGGAGACGTGGACATTGATGAAGGTTTAGATTTGCCAGAAATTGCTGTAAACCCAAGAAACATGTGTCAGCAGTTGAGCTTGGAGCTCAAGAAGAAGTTCCAG AAACGTTACAGCATGATGGAGCTTTACAACAAGCAGTCTTTGAAGACCATCCAGCAACACGTCTCTtctattaatatgcaaattacCAAATGCAG GACTCAGAGGCTTAGACAGATTCAGAAGGTCCTCCTGGATGAGATACACAAATTGGAGCAGGATGACACTGTACTGAAAAACATGGACAAAGACCTCACT ATGTACTGGAAAAAACAGATGACAGCTTTCCATTCTTACCAGAAGCAGGAAATCACGAG AAATGAGTGCCTGAAGAGAGCGCTTCAGAGTAACACGTGCAACAGCTTGGAGTATGAGGAGAGAATATTCACATCTGAG ATGTGCACGATCAGAAAAGACATGAAGTCAGTTCAGGACAAATTCCTCAGTGAGATG CTGGAGGGAGAGCTCCAGAGTGTCAAGAAAGGACTGCATGCTTTGTTCTTCCCCTGA